The genomic segment CGCCGTAGAACTCGTCCTTGACCGCGCTCAGCTCCGTCGCGCCCCTGGCGAGGGCCTCGGCGAAGACCGCGTCCACGTCCTCGACGTACACGTACAGGTTCACCGGCGTGCCGCCGAGCGACTTCGGCCCGCGGAACCCCAGGTCCGGGAACTCGTCCGCGACCATGACGATCGAGTTGCCGATCCCCAGCTCGGCGTGATGGACCCTGCCGTCGGGTCCCGCCATCCGCATGCGTTCCGTGGCGCCCAGGACAGCGACGTAGAAGTCGATCCCGGCCGCCGCACCGTCGACACAGATGTACGGCGTGACACGCGGATACTCCTCGGAAAAGGGCTTCACACTCACTGTCTGCCACCTTCCGGTCAGCGAGGACCGTGCCCGGGGACGTGTGACGGTCCTCGCCGCCACCCGGCATGCCGGCCACCCCGACGAACGCCGAGACGCAGCCAAGCCTGGCACTCATCACCGGCCCACGCAGCCCGACGGCCAGTCCCGTTGGTACCGGCCCGGGTGCGCTCCGGCCCGGAGCCACGTCGCCCGATGCCACTCCGGCCGATGCCACTCCGGCCCGGGTGCCGGGCATCGGCCCCCCGATGCATCGGCCGACGTCCCAGCCTCGGACTTTCGGCCGACCGCTCCCCGCCGGAACCGACGAGTCCTGACCGATCGGCCGAGGTCGGGGCCCGGGGCGCGACGGGAGATTGGAGCCTTCTTCCTTCCCGTCCGTCAGGAGCACGGCCATGCCGCTTCAGCCACCCCTCGCCGCGCCCCCGCGTCCGGTCGTTTCCGGTGCTTCCTCGGGCGATGGCGCACCGGCCGCTGGTCGGAGAGGTCGGTGGGAGGGGGTGCGCCGGGACCGTGTCCACTGGGTCTACTGGTCGGTGTGCGCGGGGTTCGCGCTGATGCTGGCGGTGGTCACGACGATCCAGGAGCATCGGGT from the Streptomyces sp. NBC_00310 genome contains:
- a CDS encoding VOC family protein, translating into MSVKPFSEEYPRVTPYICVDGAAAGIDFYVAVLGATERMRMAGPDGRVHHAELGIGNSIVMVADEFPDLGFRGPKSLGGTPVNLYVYVEDVDAVFAEALARGATELSAVKDEFYGDRVGQFEDPFGHRWHVATHVEDVPPEELEKRAGKAMSG